The Cherax quadricarinatus isolate ZL_2023a chromosome 48, ASM3850222v1, whole genome shotgun sequence genome includes a region encoding these proteins:
- the PCID2 gene encoding PCI domain-containing protein 2 isoform X2, giving the protein MSLRLMLEKPERDVERCIDPLLAEVIAAHLRAVWAAGSGDCVEAWKTQMVVVQSVARFMQELKEENWMLPIMYSACLDLRLFASAADYDLTRSGASKAGETLEKAAEALMSCFRVCAADTRTGEDCTKRWGLLYLVNQFFKIYFKINKLNLCKPMIRAIEALAFKERFSLSQLITYKYYTGRKDMFDSDFKSADATLSFAFQRCHAGSRKNKRRILIYLIPVKMLRGYLPKQSVLERFNLPEFYDVVTSVRQGNVRLLSETLVKHESFFIGAGIYLILEKLKILAFRNLFKKVFLITGSHQIEVSLFLQSLKWMCVEDVDHDETECILANMINDGRMKGYISHAHRKVVVSKKDPFPPLTAC; this is encoded by the exons ATGAGCCTACGCTTGATGCTGGAGAAACCTGAGCGAGATGTAGAGCGCTGTATAGATCCATTACTGGCTGAGGTCATCGCAGCCCACTTAAG GGCAGTGTGGGCTGCAGGCTCTGGGGACTGTGTTGAGGCCTGGAAGACGCAGATGGTGGTGGTACAATCAGTTGCTCGTTTCATGCAGGAGCTAAAGGAAGAGAATTGGATGCTGCCAATTATGTATAGTGCTTGCCTTGATTTAAG GTTATTTGCATCTGCTGCAGATTATGATTTGACACGCTCTGGAGCAAGTAAGGCAGGAGAGACCTTGGAGAAAGCAGCCGAAGCTCTCATGAGCTGCTTCCGTGTTTGTGCTGCAGATAC ACGCACTGGAGAAGACTGCACAAAGCGATGGGGCCTCCTCTACTTGGTCAATCAGTTTTTCAAGATATATTTCAAGATCAACAAGCTTAACCTGTGTAAACCAATGATACGTGCTATCGAGGCTTTGGCTTTCAAAGAGCGTTTCTCGCTGTCTCAGCTTATTACATACAAATATTACACAGGCAGGAAGGACATGTTTGACTCAGATTTCAAATCAG CTGATGCAACATTGTCATTCGCTTTCCAGAGATGCCACGCCGGTAGCCGGAAAAATAAGAGACGCATTCTTATCTATTTAATTCCTGTGAAAATGCTGCGG GGATACTTACCCAAACAGTCTGTATTGGAGAGATTCAACCTGCCTGAGTTTTATGATGTGGTAACATCTGTTCGCCAGGGAAATGTACGTCTCCTCTCAGAAACATTAGTAAAACATGAGAGTTTTTTCATTGGAGCTGGAATTTATCTTATTCTTGAGAAGCTGAAAATCTTGGCCTTCAGAAATCTCTTCAAGAAAGT tTTTCTCATCACTGGTTCTCATCAGATTGAGGTTTCCcttttcttgcaatctttgaAGTGGATGTGTGTTGAGGATGTCGACCATGATGAAACGGAGTGCATACTGGCCAATATGATTAATGATGGGCGCATGAAGGGTTACATTTCCCATGCTCACCGAAAAGTAGTTGTCAGCAAAAAAGATCCATTCCCACCTCTAACAGCTTGTTGA
- the PCID2 gene encoding PCI domain-containing protein 2 isoform X1, which translates to MAAMSVNDYLQRVQTAFYHQNGDVLGDLISFRDPHVMSLRLMLEKPERDVERCIDPLLAEVIAAHLRAVWAAGSGDCVEAWKTQMVVVQSVARFMQELKEENWMLPIMYSACLDLRLFASAADYDLTRSGASKAGETLEKAAEALMSCFRVCAADTRTGEDCTKRWGLLYLVNQFFKIYFKINKLNLCKPMIRAIEALAFKERFSLSQLITYKYYTGRKDMFDSDFKSADATLSFAFQRCHAGSRKNKRRILIYLIPVKMLRGYLPKQSVLERFNLPEFYDVVTSVRQGNVRLLSETLVKHESFFIGAGIYLILEKLKILAFRNLFKKVFLITGSHQIEVSLFLQSLKWMCVEDVDHDETECILANMINDGRMKGYISHAHRKVVVSKKDPFPPLTAC; encoded by the exons ATGGCAGCAATGTCCGTAAATGACTACCTCCAAAGG GTCCAGACAGCTTTCTATCATCAAAATGGAGATGTTCTTGGG GATCTCATTTCCTTCCGTGACCCACATGTTATGAGCCTACGCTTGATGCTGGAGAAACCTGAGCGAGATGTAGAGCGCTGTATAGATCCATTACTGGCTGAGGTCATCGCAGCCCACTTAAG GGCAGTGTGGGCTGCAGGCTCTGGGGACTGTGTTGAGGCCTGGAAGACGCAGATGGTGGTGGTACAATCAGTTGCTCGTTTCATGCAGGAGCTAAAGGAAGAGAATTGGATGCTGCCAATTATGTATAGTGCTTGCCTTGATTTAAG GTTATTTGCATCTGCTGCAGATTATGATTTGACACGCTCTGGAGCAAGTAAGGCAGGAGAGACCTTGGAGAAAGCAGCCGAAGCTCTCATGAGCTGCTTCCGTGTTTGTGCTGCAGATAC ACGCACTGGAGAAGACTGCACAAAGCGATGGGGCCTCCTCTACTTGGTCAATCAGTTTTTCAAGATATATTTCAAGATCAACAAGCTTAACCTGTGTAAACCAATGATACGTGCTATCGAGGCTTTGGCTTTCAAAGAGCGTTTCTCGCTGTCTCAGCTTATTACATACAAATATTACACAGGCAGGAAGGACATGTTTGACTCAGATTTCAAATCAG CTGATGCAACATTGTCATTCGCTTTCCAGAGATGCCACGCCGGTAGCCGGAAAAATAAGAGACGCATTCTTATCTATTTAATTCCTGTGAAAATGCTGCGG GGATACTTACCCAAACAGTCTGTATTGGAGAGATTCAACCTGCCTGAGTTTTATGATGTGGTAACATCTGTTCGCCAGGGAAATGTACGTCTCCTCTCAGAAACATTAGTAAAACATGAGAGTTTTTTCATTGGAGCTGGAATTTATCTTATTCTTGAGAAGCTGAAAATCTTGGCCTTCAGAAATCTCTTCAAGAAAGT tTTTCTCATCACTGGTTCTCATCAGATTGAGGTTTCCcttttcttgcaatctttgaAGTGGATGTGTGTTGAGGATGTCGACCATGATGAAACGGAGTGCATACTGGCCAATATGATTAATGATGGGCGCATGAAGGGTTACATTTCCCATGCTCACCGAAAAGTAGTTGTCAGCAAAAAAGATCCATTCCCACCTCTAACAGCTTGTTGA